One stretch of Paramormyrops kingsleyae isolate MSU_618 chromosome 4, PKINGS_0.4, whole genome shotgun sequence DNA includes these proteins:
- the LOC140588648 gene encoding polymeric immunoglobulin receptor-like: MDPLMLLFLLIAGLTGADSVSTVKWVPVQRGGSVTIPCFYEDRYKTNVKYWCRGFYRDSCPPIVHSDSPQEGKVSIRDDQRVFTVTINNLTAGDSGSYWCGVMISDTSDVGEEVRLSVTDGSPRLSVDKQEVVDVEGDSVSVQCHYTDDSAEVKWCKAGGSCAAMTSGSLDGRPVLIRDDRVNGVFTVTMRGLERKDTGWYWCAAGNLQIPVHITVSQRVTATTSTKETIMASASSTEMVPQTVSAHDEEEGNDKNQKWEQVLDAVLKAGTGVFYLICTIIAIELHCSSCRKWGSNQREAEEGANTNHRSE; encoded by the exons atggatcctctgatgctcctgtttcttctcattgctgggctcacag GTGCTGACAGTGTGTCCACAGTGAAATGGGTGcctgtacagagaggaggatctgtcaccatcccatgtttctatgagGACAGATATAAAACtaatgtgaaatactggtgcagagggtTTTACAGGGATTCATGTCCTCCCATAGTACACAGTGACTCTCCACAGGAGGGTaaagtgtcaatcagagatgaccagcgagtcttcactgtgaccatcaacaatctgacagctggggactctggtagctactggtgtggtgtgatGATTAGTGACACTTCAGATGTTGGAGAGGAGGTTCgcctgtcagtcactgatg GTTCCCCAAGGCTGTCAGTGGACAAACAGGAGGTGGTGGATGTGGAAGGAGACAGTGTCAGTGTTCAGTGTCACTATACAGATGATTCTGCTGAGGTGAAGTGGTGTAAGGCTGGAGGATCCTGTGCAGCAATGACTTCTGGGAGTTTGGATGGGAGGCCTGTCCTGATCAGGGATGACAGAGTAAATGGAGTCTTCACTGTGACAATGAGGGGACTGgagaggaaggacacaggctgGTATTGGTGTGCTGCTGGAAACCTGCAGATCCCAGTTCATATTACTGTCAGTCAGAGAGTTACAGCTACAACCAGCACTAAAG AAACCATCATGGCTTCTGCATCCAGCACTGAAATGGTACCACAGACAGTCTCAGCACATGATGAAGAAGAAGGGAATGATAAAAATCAGAA GTGGGAGCAGGTTCTGGATGCTGTACTGAAAGCTGGGACTGGTGTGTTTTATCTGATTTGCACCATCATCGCCATTGAGCTGCACTGCAGCTCCTGTAGAAAGTGGGGATCCAATCAGAGAGAAGCAGAGGAAGGGGCCAATACAAACCACAGATCTGAATAA